The DNA segment CGCGTATGATGCCTGCGCCGGGGATAATGAGCGTAGCCACAAACTCGATGGCTTTCTGGATAATGGTTTCTTTGATCCAGCTTTTCACCGCATCCACAAACGCATCTTTCAGCTCACCGGCCATGTCTTTGAGGGCATCCCAGGCGGCCATGGGGCCATCGGTGATGAGTGCTTTCACAATCTCAAAGCCTTTTTCCATGCCTTCCACCACCGGCTCGGGAATAATTTTCACTAAGTGCTTGCGGATGTTCTGGTAGCTGATGCCCACCATTTGCAACGCCACGCTGGCAATGCCTTTGGGGTCCCAGCTTTCGGGCAATTTCACTTCCGTAAGTGAGCCGGTGAGCCAGCTGAACAACGCATTTTTGAGGTGAGTCAAAAAGTTTTTGCCGAAATTCTGAAAGCCTTGATCGGCGGCATTGAAGAGGTTTTTTACAAACTGGATGGGCTTTGTAAAGATGGCCTTGAGCACTTTTGCGCCCTTGTTGATGATGCCTTCAATTTCGCTGAGCGAATAGCCGAATTTCTGCAAGGCCCAGGTGAAGAACTTTTTGGCGGCTTCCAGCAACAGCTTGCCCAGTTTAGCCAGCGCGCCCGACATTTCCTCCTTCATCTTTTCAATCTTCTCGTCGATGGCTTTGATGGCTGCCTTTTGCTTGTCCTGAAGTTTTTGCGCAAGTTCTTTTTCTTTTTCGTCAACCTCTTTATCCAGCTCATTGAGCCTGTCGGTCATTTCTTTCATGGCCGATTCGCCTTCGGCTTTCAACTCGGGGCCGAGGTTCTTTACATATTTGGCAATTTCGGTTTTGGCGCCTTCAATTTCGGCTTTGCATTCGGCAATTACGTTCTTGTTATCTGCAGTAATATCGGCCACGAGTTTGTTCATCGTGTCCACAAAAATGCCTTTGTTGCGCTGGAAGATTTCGTTTACTTCGGGCAGCTCATCCATGCCCAGCAGCCAGTCTTTGGCTTTTTTGGCCCAGCCCCAGAAGCCGCTGTAGCGTTGGTCTTTAAAGGCTTCTATCTCGCGCTTTACATCGTCTTCAAATTTCTTCGATGCAGTAGCATTGCCATCGTCGAAACGTTTCATGCTTTGCGTTTCGAGTTCGGCAAGGCGTGTGGTTACTTTATTGCGGGCTTTGTCGTAAATGGCCTTAATATCATCAGTCACCTTTTGCCGCTTTTGCTGCATGGTGAGTTTGGTGCCGGTTTGCCTGCCGCGCGTGGCGGCGAGCGACTGTTTGCGTTTGTTTTTTATTTCGCCGCGGCCTTTCTGTTCTTCCTGCTGCAATTCGGTATCCACCTGCTTGCGTTCATGCTCGGCGGTTTTGCGGGCGGCGGCGGGTTTGTCTTTTACATCTTTTTTGAGCTGCTTGCGGTCTTTGTTGGCTTCGGCAAGGTCGCCGCTGTCCACCATATCAAGCTGCTCCTGCGAAATTTCTTCTTTTTTGAGCAGATCGTCGGAGTCTTTGCTGAACTTGCTCATATCGGTATGTTCCGGTTTGAGCGGGGCAATGGCACCGGCGCCAAGTTGCAGATTGGGTGTGGCCGGGGCAATTTCTTCGGGCGGTAACGCTTCGGGCGTATGCGTAGGTGGTGCGGGCGGACGGGGTTTGTCCATTTCGCCGAAGGTATCGGTTACGCTGTTGGTGTGGCCCTGCACCATATTCATTACGGTGCGGCTGATATGCCCGCCTTTGCCGTTTCGTTTGAAGTTGTCCACATCTTCAATACTTTGCGGCATATTGGCCTGAATGCTGTCGAGCATGGCTTTTGAGGCGTCTTCGGCTTTGGGTTCAGGGGCGGGCTTTTGGTTAAGGGCCTCAACCTGTTCGCCATGACTTTTGCTTTGTCCTTCGAGTGCAGGCGGCACCACGGCTTTTTCTGTCTGGCCAAGTTTGGTAAGCGGATCGTCGTGCGTTTGTTCGTTGGCTTTGAGCTGAGCAAGTTTAGCCACACCACGCAGCAAAACCGGGCCGCCCAGCATGGCCAGGAATTTGCCCACTTTACCTTTTGCGGCTGCCTGCAACGGATTTTTGGCAGCACCCGCTTTTTTACCGCCCTTGCCTTTCTTCACATTTAAATCAGTCTGGCCTTTGGGTTTTGCTTTCTGTGCCGCTTTGGCCGCTGCTGCCTGCACCGTAACAACGGTTGCCTTGGGTTTAAGCGGCTTTGGCTGCTGGCCTTTGCCATGCTTTTTCTCAGCCGCTACAGCCTCCATCTCTAATCGAACAGCCTCAAACACCGACATGTCGGCCGGCAATTCAATCATTTCACCATTCATGCGCCGGAACATACGCTTGCCGCCATCGCCGCTTTGTGCTTCACCGTTTGACTGGCGGGCAGGCGGATTGGGAGTAACGGTGGGTGTTACGCTTTTGGTGCGGGCGGGCGTACCAGACATAAATTTCTTTGCTTCAGATTCACAAATTACAATGCCCGGAAGGCAGAAAGCAAGCAGGATTTATCAACAGAAGTTGTTTACCGTTTTTGATGCTCCGAAAGGTTTGGTTAAATAGCCCGGATAGAACGGAGGGCGGATGGTGTACCTACTTTTTTGTGCCGCACACTCCGACCGCAGAGATAGCCGGAGCCAAGCGGTATTTTGAAATGCTTTACGGTTCGCTCCCACATACTGGCACTCGCTTATCTTTGCCACATGAAAACCAAAGAATGCCCCTCGTGCGCCATGGAAATTCCGAAAAACGCGGAAGAATGCCCGGTCTGCAACTTTGAATTTCCCGTTCAACCCAAATCCCATACCTGGATTATCTGGATAGTACTTATTGCATTTGTACTGATGCTGTTTGGCGGTATTGCCCGTTTTCTGTAAACAAAAAAGCGGCGCCGTTTGCCGGGCCGCTTCAGTTGTATTCTATTTAAATAGTTGTTACGCCACGCCTTCGTAACCGATACGTTCTTCGATGAGATACGTATTCCTGTCGCTTGATGAACGCGCAATAAGTTCGCCGAGGAAGCCGGCCAGAAAAAGTTGTGTGCCGATAATCATGCTGGTGAGTGCAATGTAAAACCACGGACTTTCAGTAACGCGCGGTGCTGTGCCGCCGCTGAATACATGATATAATTTTGCACCACCCAGCCATGCCGCCGCAAAAAAGCCAAGCATGAACATGAGCGAGCCGATGAGCCCGAAGAAATGCATGGGGCGTTTGCCAAACTTGGAAACGAAGGTGATGGAAAGCAGATCGAGGAAGCCGTTTACAAAACGCTCTAATCCGAATTTCGACACGCCGTATTTTCGGGCCTGATGCACCACTACCTTCTCGCCTATTTTGTGAAAACCTGCGCGTTTGGCTATTACCGGAATGTAACGGTGCATTTCGCCATACACTTCAATGCTTTTCACTACTTCGCGGCGGTAGGCCTTGAGACCGCAGTTCATGTCGTGCAGCTTTACGCCGCTGAGCCAGCCGGTGGCTGCATTGTATAATTTGGAAGGAAGATTTTTGGTTACGGCATTGTCGTAACGCTTTTTCTTCCAGCCCGAAACCAGATCGAATTTTTCTTCACGAATCATGCGCACCAGTTCAGGCACTTCGTCGGGACTGTCCTGCAAATCGGCATCCATGGTAATGACTACTTTGCCGTTTACCGCCTCGAAGCCGGTGTTGAGTGCCGCCGATTTTCCGTAGTTGCGGCGGAAACGAATGCCGCGCACTTCGGGAAACTGCGCCACCAGACTGCTCACCACTTCCCACGAACGGTCGGTGCTGCCATCGTCCACAAACACTACTTCGTAGGTGAAGTTGTTTTGCTTCATTACACGCGCAACCCAGGCGTGAAGCTCGGGCAGCGATTCTTCTTCGTTGTAAAGCGGAACTACAATGGATACGTCCATAACGAATTATGCATGGCCAGACGGCGGACCGTTTGACTGAAATGGTGAATACGGGTTATTGGAGGGAATATGTTTGGGATCAACCGGCGAAGCTGCTTTTTTAGTAAAGAATGCAGCTGTAATCAGGTTAATTAGGGTAAACACGAACAAATTTCCGACAAGCGCCATCAATAAAAGTATGGGGGCTGTGGTGAAACGTTTGCCCATGTCCTGCGCCATTTGCAGCTGCGCTTCGGGCATTCCGTCCTGCCGCAGTTTTTCGTACTGCATTTCCTGCTGGGCTGCAATGTATCCGGGAGCAATTACTTTGGCAAACACCACAGTCCAGATGGAAAGAATAACAGCCACAACCACGGCTACAAGCATGGCATAGCCAAACGCATTGCCATAGGTCATACCCAGATCGCCGCGCTTTTGTGCCCAGCCACGCAACCCCAGAATAAGAAACAGAATATAAAAAACGTAAGACACATAGTTTATGAACTGATTCAGTTCAAGCATATACACCACCAAACCCACAGCCACGCCCCCCATTGCCGCAGCAATGCCGTATTGTGCCACATGTGCCCATTTGCCGTTTACCTGATTGGTCATTCTGTTACGTTTTTAACGCCCAAAGATAACCAAAAGCCGTTGTCGCGCCTGATTTTCACATCTTTTGGAAAATTCCACCGCTGAAACACCGATAAAGATTTGCAAAACAAAAAACTTGCTTACCTTTGTGCCGGGTAAGTCTTATACGACCAGCTCCTGTTGAATCCCCCAGGTCCGGAAGGAAGCAAGGGTAGATGGTTGAGCGGTGCGATGTAAGTAGCTTACCCATTTTTTTTTGTCATTTTTCGGCTCCGCTCAAAATGACAAAAAATAATGGGCTTTGTACACATTGGACAACGCTGAGGAAAGTTTTTCGCCTGCGGCGAAGTAAACTTCTTTCTGCAAAATTTAAGCAAGTCTGCGGACTTGCGGAACAAAAGCCCCTGTCAACCCGCACACTCAAAAAATCCCCCCGGAAAATATTCCTTAGTTTCGTAAAGCCAAATCAACACACACATTTGTGTTTTTCAAACACGCCTATTCCGGTTTATCCATTCAAACCAATCGTTTGAAATTGCGCACCTACATGCACAACGATGCGCGGGCCTTGTTTGAATTTGTGGCACACAACCGGGAACGGATGCTCGATTACCTGCCCCTGACGGTAGAGCAAAATTCTTCAGTACTTGCCTCACGGCGCTTTATCAGGGAGCGGAAAAACGATTACCTGAATGATAAAAGCTGCTTTCTCGGCATTTTTCTGCATTCGGGCGAGCTGATCGGGCAAATTGCCATTCGCGAAATCAATTACCGCGTACCCAAGTGTGAAATGGGCTATGTAATTGATGCCCGGCAAACCGGTAAAGGCTATGCCCGCGAAGCTCTCGATGCGCTTTGCCACTGGTGTTTTGGCGAATTGAAGATGCAGAAAGTGAGCCTGCGCATTGAACCGGTAAATACCGCATCACGCAAAGTGGCCGCGGCTGCCGGATTTACCCTTACCGCCATGCTGCGCAACGATTTCCGCACGGCCGATGCCCGCCTGATGGATGCCGAACTCTGGGAACGCATACCGCCCGCGAAATAAACATGTCGTTAATTATATGTTCATTACTGCCGCCCGCCACGCATGCGAATAAGGCCGGTTTGCACTATTTTTGCAGCATATAAACTCTTCACTCATGAAATTCTTTATCGATACGGCCGACCTCGCCCAGATTCGTGAAGCCCAGGAACTGGGTGTGCTCGACGGTGTGACCACAAACCCCTCGCTCATGGCCAAAGTGGGCATTAAAGGCGCGGCTGCGGTTGAACAACATTATATCGACATCTGCAACATCGTGACCGGTGATGTTAGCGCCGAAGTAATCAGCACCGACTACGAAGGCATTATCCGCGAAGGCGAACACCTCGCCGCACTTCACCCGCAAATTGTAGTGAAAGTGCCCATGATTAAAGACGGTGTGCGCGCCATCAAATACTTCACCTCAAAAGGCATCCGCACCAACTGCACGCTCGTGTTCTCGGCCGGTCAGGCCCTGCTGGCTGCCAAAGCCGGTGCCACCTACGTGTCGCCCTTCATTGGCCGTCTCGACGATGTGTCAACCGACGGACTTGTGCTGATTGAAGAGATCCGCACCATTTACGACAACTACGGCTACCAGACACAAATTCTGGCCGCCTCGGTGCGTCACCCCATGCACATTATCAACTGCGCCAAAATTGGTGCCGATGTGGCCACCTGTCCGCTCAGCGCCATTACCGCACTGCTCAAACACCCGCTCACCGACAACGGACTGGCGCAGTTCCTTGCCGATGCGCAAAAGTTTGCATAAAAGCTTCCAATCATCACACGCAGCCGGACAAACGTCCGGCTGTTGTTTTTACCACTAATCACAACTACCTTTAAGCATGATTCTGCGCATCAACCCTGAAAAGCCCGACGCCAAAGACATCCACAAGGTAGCCGACGTGTTGCGCAGCGGAGGCATTATTATTTATCCCACCGATACTGTATATGGCCTGGGCTGCGATATCTACCAGCCAAAAGCCATTGAACGCCTTTGCAGACTAAAAGGCATTGCCCCCGAAAAAGCCAACCTCTCCATCATTTGCAGCGACCTGAGCCACCTTGCCGATTTTGCAAAACCCATTTCCACCTCCATATTCCGCGTACTCAAAAAAGCATTGCCCGGCCCATACACCTTTATTCTGGAAGCCAACACCAAAGTGCCCAAACTGTTTCAGAACAAGAGAAAGTCAGTAGGTATTCGTGTGCCGGAAAATAAAATTGTGCAGGAAATTGTAAAGGCGCTGGGCAATCCAATCGTGTCCACTTCGGTACACGATTTAAGCGATGAAATGCTCGACTATTACGCCGATCCTGATAAGCTGGCCGAGAATTATGTGGATAAGGTGGATGTGGTGATTAACGGCGGATACAGCAATATTCAGGCTTCTACAGTAGTTGACTGTACGGATGGGGATTTTGTGGTGGTGCGTGAGGGATTGGGAGAGACGGCGCATTTGTGGTAAGTAAGCATACTTATCAACTGCGGAACGCCTTCGGCAACGCTTCAATCAAATCACCGGCTTTCATACTTTCCTGTCCGTACTCCGCAGCTGCAATATCGCCGGCTTTTCCGTGCAGATACACGCCCAGCACTGCCGCCTGCAACGCATCGTACCCGCGGGCACGCAGGCCGGTAATTAAGCCCGTAAGCACATCGCCGCTGCCGCCTTTGGCCATGCCGGCATTGCCGGTGGTGTTGAATAACGCGCGGCCGTCGGGTGTGGTGATGCTGGTGTATGCGCCTTTGAGTACGACGTAGCAATTAAAGCGCCGCGAAAATTCGAGCTGCGAAAGAAAGCGTTCGTGTGCACTTGTGTGCGCGCCGGCAAGGCGGTCGAACTCGCCGGGATGCGGCGTGAGTATGGTGCCGGGCGGCAGAAAGGCCAGCCAGGTTTTGTTTTCGGCGAGGATGTTGAGCGCATCGGCATCGAGTACCGTGGGGCAGGGTGCTTCCTGCAGCCATTGTTTCAGAAGCTGCGCAGTTTCTGCATCCGTGCCCCAGCCCGGCCCAAAGCCGGCAGCCGAATACTTCCGGGCATCGCGCACGCGGCCAGCCACTTTTTCTGCGGCATCGCTTTGCAGCACCATGGCTTCGGGCGCTGCGGTGTGTAAAATCACTTCGGCAAACTGCGGCACCAGCGCAGTTACCAATCCGCAGCCCGAACGCAGCGCCGCCTGCACGGCCAGCACAGCTGCACCGGCTTTACCACGACTTGCGCCACTCAGCAGCGCATGGCCAAAGCTTCCCTTGTGTGAAAACACCGCGCGGCTGCGCAGCAAGGGCGCAATTTCATCGGGCGTAAGCAAGGTATAAGGCGTTTGCGCAGCATCCATGTAGCCGCTGTGCAAACCAATATCAATCACCTTTACCACACCGGCAAAACAACCTGTTTCGGCAAACAACAGCGCAGCTTTGGGCTGATGGAATGTAAACGTATAAGCCGCATGCGCCACACAGCGCAAACTGTTGCCGCGGTTATCATCGCCAAACAATCCCGAAGGAAGATCAATGGAAATGATACGGCTGTGTGCCGCATTCATCATTTCAATGGCCGCTGCAGCCACACCCTCCGGCTCACGATTCAGCCCCGAACCGAAAATGGCGTCAATCACTACCGGCTGATGAAGTGCGGTAAAATCAAAATCGTTGCGGCTTTGCCACCCGATCAGCTGCACCGTGGTGCCGCGCAGCAACGCCTGATGATGCAAAAAATCAGCACTATCGTTTGCCGCAGCTTTCAGCAGCAGCACCACAACCTGATAGCCTCTTGAATAAAGATGCCGGGCAATTACCAGTCCGTCGCCGCCGTTGTTGCCATTGCCGCAGCACACGTAAACCGTTTCGGAAATATTCACCAAAGCGGCAATATGCGGCACACAAGCCGCTGCTGCACGCTCCATGAGATCGGCAGATTTTACGGGCTCGTGTTCGATGGTGTAGGCATCGGCTTCACGCAGTTGTGCGGTGCTGAGTAGTTTCATGGAAAAGCCGGACCGAACAACATAAAACGGGTAATGAAATTGGCCAGAATACACACTGCCGTTGTGCCAAACAGCCACACCAGCGCAGTGGCGCCGTGGCGGAATTTAAACAGCAGATGTGCAAAAAGCATTAGCCAGGTAGAAAGAAAGGGCAGCAATGCCGGAAACCGTACAATGCTGCCCCAGATATTTCCATTGAGAAGAAGAATAAGCGAACGCTGAAAACCACAACCCGGACAAGAAACGCCAAAGTGACTCTTTATCGGGCATTCCAGCATGCTATGCTCCAGCCAATGAATGAATGCATCCATTCTTAGTAATTATAGTAGGAACCCCAGTAACCGCCATAAGGGTTGGGATTGAGCAAACCGATAATCAGGAAAATGGTTCCGATGGCTGAAATAATTGTTCCGATAATGGCACACACGCGTCCGGCATTCAGATTTTTGAACGATGAAACGGTGTAGGCATCGGGCGACTGTTCGTACACCTTACGCGCGCCCACTGCAAGAATAAGTGCAATTACGCCGCAGATAAGTCCGGGAATACCATAGCAGAAACAGCCCACGATAGAACAAATGCCCAGCACAAGTACACCGGTTGAATTGGGCAGCTGCCGCTGGTTGTTGAACATGGGCGGAGGCATGGCGCCACCGTAAGGATTGTTTGGCGGAGGGAAGCCGCCGGGAGGCTGATTGTAGGGATTTTGCGGAGGCGGCATGTTGCTGCCCGGAGGGGTGTATGGATTTTGTGGCGGAGGCATATTGCCGTACGGATTTTGCGGCGGAGGCATGTTGCTGCCGGGCGGGGTGTACGGATTGGGCGGTGGCGGCGGTGTATTGCTGCCGGGGGGCATATACGGATTTTGAGGCGGCGGCGGTGTGTTGCTGCCCGGAGGTGCATACGGATTTTGCGGGGGAGGCGGAGGCATATTGCTGCCCGGAGGTGCGTAGGGATTAGGGGGCGGGGGCGGATTGTTTGGATTCCCGAACGGATTATTTTCATTATTACCCTGCGGGTTGCCGGGCTGACCAGGTTCGAAGGGAGGACCGGGAGGAGGAGGAAAATTTGACATCGCTTTAGAATGAATAAGGAGCCAAAATACTGATTTAGCCGCAAGGTGCATGAGAATTGCCCGGGAAAATATTTTTATCACAAAAACCACATTCTAATTGAACCGGGAATACGGATTGGATACTAAATCCTGTTATTTTAGCAGGAAACACATACCCGATGGAAACACCAAACAATCCCCCCCCGAATTATCCGCCCAACTACCAGCAGGGGCCGCCCCCCGGTGGTTATCCTCCTCCCCCGCCCGGCGGTTATCCGCCAAACTACGGCCAGCAACCCGGGCAACAGCAGGATAAAACTGTAGCTATTGTTGCGCATTTCACGCTCATTGGCTGGATTGTGGCGCTGGTGATGCACGGCAGCAACAAAACAAGTCTGGGTGCCTACTTTATCAGGCAGATGCTGGGCCTTATCATCTGCCAGTTTGCAGTGGTAATACTCGTATTTATTCCTATTCTTGGCTGGATTCTTTATCCGGTTTGTGGTATCGCACTTTTCGTATTCTGGTTGATGAGCCTTATCAATGCCATTAACGGCGTGGAAAAACCGGTACCACTGCTTGGCGATAAATTCAACGAATGGTTTAAAGGTGTAGCTACTGCATAAGTAAACCGCCACCACACACACAAAGCCCGCACGGAAGCAATTCTGTTGCGGGCTTTTTCGTGTTACCTACCGGCTTTGCTCAACGCCATGAGCGTGTGGTGAATTTCTTCCACCTGTGGCTCCAGTGCACGGCCATCATTGTAAATAATCCAGTTGGCGCGTTTCAGTTTTTCCGCTTCCGGCCATTGGTTTGCCATGCGTTTGCGTACGTCTTGTTCGGTTATGTTGTCGCGCTGCATGACACGTTCAATGCGCAGTGTTTCGGGAGCGGTTACTGCAATTACCCCATCAAGTCCGTTGTTGGAGCCGCTTTCAAAAAGTATGGCCGCTTCCTTGAGAATGTAGGCATGCGTCTGATGTGCCTGGCACCATACTGTAAAATGCCGGGCCACGGCGGGATGCACAATGCTGTTAATTTTTTGCAGTGCCGCTTTATCGGCAAAAACAAGTTGTGCAAGATAAGTTCTGTTGAGCGAACCATCGGGCTGATAGGTTTGCGCACCAAAGGCGGCAATAAGTTCAGCGCGCAGTGTTGCATCGGTGTTTTGCAGCATGCGTGTTTCACTGTCGGCAAAAAACACAGGCACACCCAGCCGGGCAAACAAATTTGCCACTGTGGTTTTTCCACTGCCGATGCCGCCGGTGATACCTATTTTCAGCATGTGCCAAAACTACGCAAAAGCGGCCACCGGATTGCTCCGCGTGGCCGCTTTTGTATGCGTGATAAGATTTAGCTTAGTTGGTCTTCACAATGCGCGAAGTGCTGAGTACGTTGCTGCCGTTGGTAATGCGAACAATGTACACACCGGCATTCAGCTGCTCGCCAATTGTGAGCATGCCTTGTGTGCCGTTGAGCGGCTGTGCCACCAGTACGCGGCCGGTAATGTCAATTACCTCGAGCACGGCATTGCCCGCTGCCTGCACCGGAATTGCATAAACTACCTGCACCTGCGAGCTGAACGGATTGGGAAACGCATTTACAGTAGCCGGCTGCACATTTT comes from the Bacteroidota bacterium genome and includes:
- a CDS encoding glycosyltransferase family 2 protein, with the translated sequence MDVSIVVPLYNEEESLPELHAWVARVMKQNNFTYEVVFVDDGSTDRSWEVVSSLVAQFPEVRGIRFRRNYGKSAALNTGFEAVNGKVVITMDADLQDSPDEVPELVRMIREEKFDLVSGWKKKRYDNAVTKNLPSKLYNAATGWLSGVKLHDMNCGLKAYRREVVKSIEVYGEMHRYIPVIAKRAGFHKIGEKVVVHQARKYGVSKFGLERFVNGFLDLLSITFVSKFGKRPMHFFGLIGSLMFMLGFFAAAWLGGAKLYHVFSGGTAPRVTESPWFYIALTSMIIGTQLFLAGFLGELIARSSSDRNTYLIEERIGYEGVA
- a CDS encoding DUF4199 domain-containing protein; the protein is MTNQVNGKWAHVAQYGIAAAMGGVAVGLVVYMLELNQFINYVSYVFYILFLILGLRGWAQKRGDLGMTYGNAFGYAMLVAVVVAVILSIWTVVFAKVIAPGYIAAQQEMQYEKLRQDGMPEAQLQMAQDMGKRFTTAPILLLMALVGNLFVFTLINLITAAFFTKKAASPVDPKHIPSNNPYSPFQSNGPPSGHA
- a CDS encoding GNAT family N-acetyltransferase; its protein translation is MFFKHAYSGLSIQTNRLKLRTYMHNDARALFEFVAHNRERMLDYLPLTVEQNSSVLASRRFIRERKNDYLNDKSCFLGIFLHSGELIGQIAIREINYRVPKCEMGYVIDARQTGKGYAREALDALCHWCFGELKMQKVSLRIEPVNTASRKVAAAAGFTLTAMLRNDFRTADARLMDAELWERIPPAK
- the fsa gene encoding fructose-6-phosphate aldolase, with translation MKFFIDTADLAQIREAQELGVLDGVTTNPSLMAKVGIKGAAAVEQHYIDICNIVTGDVSAEVISTDYEGIIREGEHLAALHPQIVVKVPMIKDGVRAIKYFTSKGIRTNCTLVFSAGQALLAAKAGATYVSPFIGRLDDVSTDGLVLIEEIRTIYDNYGYQTQILAASVRHPMHIINCAKIGADVATCPLSAITALLKHPLTDNGLAQFLADAQKFA
- a CDS encoding threonylcarbamoyl-AMP synthase: MILRINPEKPDAKDIHKVADVLRSGGIIIYPTDTVYGLGCDIYQPKAIERLCRLKGIAPEKANLSIICSDLSHLADFAKPISTSIFRVLKKALPGPYTFILEANTKVPKLFQNKRKSVGIRVPENKIVQEIVKALGNPIVSTSVHDLSDEMLDYYADPDKLAENYVDKVDVVINGGYSNIQASTVVDCTDGDFVVVREGLGETAHLW
- a CDS encoding NAD(P)H-hydrate dehydratase, producing the protein MKLLSTAQLREADAYTIEHEPVKSADLMERAAAACVPHIAALVNISETVYVCCGNGNNGGDGLVIARHLYSRGYQVVVLLLKAAANDSADFLHHQALLRGTTVQLIGWQSRNDFDFTALHQPVVIDAIFGSGLNREPEGVAAAAIEMMNAAHSRIISIDLPSGLFGDDNRGNSLRCVAHAAYTFTFHQPKAALLFAETGCFAGVVKVIDIGLHSGYMDAAQTPYTLLTPDEIAPLLRSRAVFSHKGSFGHALLSGASRGKAGAAVLAVQAALRSGCGLVTALVPQFAEVILHTAAPEAMVLQSDAAEKVAGRVRDARKYSAAGFGPGWGTDAETAQLLKQWLQEAPCPTVLDADALNILAENKTWLAFLPPGTILTPHPGEFDRLAGAHTSAHERFLSQLEFSRRFNCYVVLKGAYTSITTPDGRALFNTTGNAGMAKGGSGDVLTGLITGLRARGYDALQAAVLGVYLHGKAGDIAAAEYGQESMKAGDLIEALPKAFRS
- a CDS encoding DUF2752 domain-containing protein; translated protein: MDAFIHWLEHSMLECPIKSHFGVSCPGCGFQRSLILLLNGNIWGSIVRFPALLPFLSTWLMLFAHLLFKFRHGATALVWLFGTTAVCILANFITRFMLFGPAFP
- a CDS encoding dephospho-CoA kinase gives rise to the protein MLKIGITGGIGSGKTTVANLFARLGVPVFFADSETRMLQNTDATLRAELIAAFGAQTYQPDGSLNRTYLAQLVFADKAALQKINSIVHPAVARHFTVWCQAHQTHAYILKEAAILFESGSNNGLDGVIAVTAPETLRIERVMQRDNITEQDVRKRMANQWPEAEKLKRANWIIYNDGRALEPQVEEIHHTLMALSKAGR